From the Pseudomonadota bacterium genome, the window GGAAAAGCCTGGCTTAGGTGGTTGAAAAACCATGATCCCAACCAATTTGATTGGCAAACGCAGGGGGAGTGGTTGATCACTGTCGTTTACGCTCCAAGTACGACGTCGATTCCAATAGAGCATTTGCGTAACTGCTTGGCTGCCATCAAGAGGTGGATACAATAATGTTTACCTTTTATTGGCCTTGGCTGGTTTTGCTTTTACCGATTCCTTTGTTGATAAGATGGTTGCTACCAGAATATCGTGATCATGATGAAAGCATGCCGGCCCTGCGCTTTCCTGCACTTGCAAGATTGCAAATGGCGTTTTCAAGAGGGCAAATTAGCGAGAGGCATTCGAACAAATTATTTTTAATAACCCTTTGCTGTATTTGGCTATCACTTGTATTGGCGGTTATGCGCCCGCAATTGGTAGACAAATTTACTGATGTAAAAAATAAGGGATATGACCTGATGCTAGCTGTTGATATCTCAAAATCCATGCAAGCCCTTGATTTTTCAACGCAAGTCCAAGCAGTCAGCCGGTTGGATATGACCAAAAAAGTTGTCAGCAAGTTCGTGCAAAAACGCCAGGGAGATCGGATTGGCTTGATCTTATTTGGAGAAAATGCCTATTTACAAGTGCCGCTTACGTTGGACACGGCTGCCGTCAGTCAAATGCTCAACAATGCGGTGACAGGGATGGCAGGGCCTGCAACAGCCATTGGGGATGCCATTGGTCTGGCTGTGCGGAGTCTACGTGAGCGTCCAGATGGTTCTAGAGTTATTATTTTATTAACCGATGGCGAAGATACTGCCAGCACGATACCGCCCCTCCAGGCTGCAAAATTGGCGCAAGAGTATGATATTCACATCTATACCATTGGGGTAGGGAAAAATGGTCCGGTGCCTTATCCAACAGGAACCGGCGGAATTGTCATGGCCAATATTCCCATAGATGAAGCCTTGCTGAAACAAATTGCCAAAACCACTGGAGGAGCATATTTTCGGGCCACCAATGCCAATGCCCTTCAGAGGATTTATGACAAGATCAACAAATTGGAAAAAACCGATGCAGAGGTTAGAGAGTATTTAATTCGCGATCCGCTGTATCATTACCCTTTAGCAGTTGCGGCATTGCTGCTGTTATTTTTGTGCGTTGTACCTGCGGTCAGGAGGGTGATCAATGCAATTTGAGAATCTTTTGTGGTTGTGGGGATTGATTATTCCTCCTATTTTGTGGGTTTGCTTTGCTCTATTTCAACGTACACCTACTCTTGCCAATGGATTGGACAGCTTTATAGATGCACACTTGTTGCCGCACTTGTTGCTTGGCAATAAAACTTCAAAGCGCACGCTTTGGCAGCGCCTTTGCCTGTGGTCGGTCATGTGGTCTTTGTTGATGGTTGCGCTTGCAGGGCCACGTTGGGATTATCGTGAAATTGAAACTTTTGCCCCAGATCAAAATCTGGTCATTTTGCTAGATCTTTCGCAATCAATGGATGTAGAAGACGTACAACCATCAAGGTTAGTCCGGGCTCGGCAGAAAATTGAGGATATTTTGAGCCTGGCCAAAGGAGTCAATATTGGTCTGATTGCCTTTGCTGCTGATCCACACATGATTTCCCCACTGACAGACGATGTTGCTACAATCCGCCAT encodes:
- a CDS encoding VWA domain-containing protein yields the protein MFTFYWPWLVLLLPIPLLIRWLLPEYRDHDESMPALRFPALARLQMAFSRGQISERHSNKLFLITLCCIWLSLVLAVMRPQLVDKFTDVKNKGYDLMLAVDISKSMQALDFSTQVQAVSRLDMTKKVVSKFVQKRQGDRIGLILFGENAYLQVPLTLDTAAVSQMLNNAVTGMAGPATAIGDAIGLAVRSLRERPDGSRVIILLTDGEDTASTIPPLQAAKLAQEYDIHIYTIGVGKNGPVPYPTGTGGIVMANIPIDEALLKQIAKTTGGAYFRATNANALQRIYDKINKLEKTDAEVREYLIRDPLYHYPLAVAALLLLFLCVVPAVRRVINAI